The following proteins come from a genomic window of Mycobacterium sp. DL:
- a CDS encoding NAD-dependent succinate-semialdehyde dehydrogenase, with product MNEARVVAAVDKQLFIGGKWVDATGGRTSEVIDPATGSVLCVVADASPEDGRAALDAAVAAQPAFAATPPRERADILMRAFELLHERVDDLALLMTLEMGKPLAESRGEIAYAAEFFRHFAGEAVRIDGGYQTAPAGGSRFLVARQPVGPCLLITPWNFPMAMGTRKLGPAIAAGCTSVIKPAPQTPLSILALMDILAHAGLPAGAVNCISTTEAGAVLEPMIRSGLARKLSFTGSTQVGRILLEQCAEKVLRTSMELGGNAPVLVFADADLDEAVEGVFAAKMRNMGEACTAANRIYVHSSVIEEFGRRLAERMAGLTVGRGTDAGVNVGPLIDDAALRKVQTLVADAVKRGATVLTGGEATGGAGYFYPPTVLTGVPRDAAMSSQEIFGPVAPLTPFETEDEAVAAANDTEFGLIAYVFTKDLRRSLRVAEALDTGMVGLNQGVVSNPAAPFGGVKASGLGREGGAIGIDEFLETKYIGIKMG from the coding sequence GTGAACGAGGCACGGGTGGTCGCAGCCGTGGACAAACAGCTGTTCATCGGTGGTAAGTGGGTGGATGCCACCGGCGGGCGCACATCGGAGGTGATCGACCCCGCGACCGGCAGCGTGCTGTGCGTGGTAGCCGACGCGTCGCCGGAGGACGGCCGCGCCGCACTCGACGCCGCCGTGGCCGCCCAACCGGCCTTCGCCGCGACGCCGCCGCGGGAGCGCGCCGACATCCTGATGCGCGCGTTCGAGTTGCTGCACGAACGCGTCGACGACCTCGCGCTGCTGATGACGCTGGAGATGGGTAAACCGCTCGCCGAGTCCCGCGGTGAGATCGCTTACGCCGCAGAGTTCTTCCGGCACTTCGCCGGCGAGGCGGTCCGCATCGACGGCGGTTATCAGACCGCGCCGGCCGGTGGGTCACGCTTCCTGGTGGCCCGTCAGCCGGTGGGGCCGTGCCTGCTGATCACGCCGTGGAACTTCCCGATGGCGATGGGCACCCGCAAGCTCGGTCCGGCTATCGCCGCGGGATGCACCAGCGTCATCAAACCCGCACCGCAGACACCGCTGTCGATACTGGCGCTGATGGACATCCTGGCCCACGCCGGACTGCCCGCCGGCGCGGTCAACTGCATCAGCACCACCGAGGCCGGCGCGGTGCTGGAGCCGATGATCCGGTCGGGTCTGGCGCGCAAGCTGTCGTTCACCGGTTCCACGCAGGTGGGCCGGATTCTGCTGGAGCAGTGCGCTGAGAAGGTGCTGCGCACGTCGATGGAACTCGGCGGCAACGCCCCGGTGCTGGTGTTCGCCGACGCCGATCTCGACGAAGCCGTTGAGGGGGTCTTCGCCGCCAAGATGCGCAACATGGGCGAGGCGTGCACCGCCGCCAACCGGATCTACGTTCACTCGTCGGTGATCGAGGAGTTCGGCCGCCGACTGGCCGAGCGGATGGCGGGGCTGACGGTCGGCCGCGGCACCGACGCCGGCGTCAACGTCGGACCGCTGATCGACGACGCGGCGCTGCGCAAGGTCCAGACGCTGGTCGCCGACGCCGTCAAGCGTGGTGCCACGGTGCTGACCGGTGGCGAGGCAACCGGGGGAGCGGGATACTTCTACCCGCCGACGGTGCTGACGGGTGTGCCGCGGGATGCGGCGATGAGCTCGCAGGAGATCTTCGGCCCCGTCGCGCCGCTGACCCCGTTCGAGACCGAGGACGAGGCGGTCGCGGCAGCCAACGACACCGAATTCGGTTTGATCGCTTACGTTTTCACCAAAGATCTGCGCCGTTCGCTGCGGGTGGCCGAGGCGCTGGACACCGGGATGGTGGGCCTGAACCAGGGTGTGGTGTCCAATCCGGCGGCCCCGTTCGGCGGGGTCAAGGCCTCCGGTCTGGGACGTGAGGGTGGGGCGATCGGCATCGACGAATTCCTGGAGACGAAGTACATCGGCATCAAGATGGGCTAG
- a CDS encoding antitoxin MazE family protein: MPPSRERVRRHRERLREQGLRPIQVWVPDVTAPEFVREAHRQSALVAADEHDLEDQAFVDAISVDWDESP, encoded by the coding sequence GTGCCACCCTCCCGAGAACGAGTTCGCCGCCATCGTGAGCGGCTCCGCGAGCAAGGCCTGCGGCCAATCCAAGTGTGGGTGCCCGATGTGACTGCTCCGGAGTTCGTCCGCGAAGCTCATCGTCAATCGGCACTTGTCGCCGCCGATGAGCACGATCTCGAGGACCAGGCATTTGTCGACGCCATCTCCGTCGACTGGGACGAGTCCCCGTAG
- a CDS encoding type II toxin-antitoxin system PemK/MazF family toxin, producing MRRGDIFIAAARGAYTGKPRPVAVIQDDRFDATASVTIVPFTTSDVDAPLLRITVQPSDVTGLTETSRLMVDKVTTVPRSSLTQQIGRLSDQDLVGLDRALLVFLGLAG from the coding sequence GTGCGGCGAGGTGACATATTCATAGCCGCGGCCCGCGGGGCCTATACCGGGAAGCCCCGCCCGGTAGCGGTCATACAAGACGACCGATTCGACGCCACCGCGTCGGTCACAATCGTGCCGTTTACCACCAGCGATGTTGATGCCCCGTTGCTTCGAATCACTGTGCAGCCGTCTGATGTCACCGGCCTCACTGAGACAAGCCGACTGATGGTGGACAAGGTGACGACAGTGCCCCGATCCAGCCTCACTCAGCAGATCGGCCGCCTCAGCGACCAAGACCTTGTCGGCCTCGACCGCGCGTTGCTGGTGTTCCTCGGGCTTGCCGGTTAG
- a CDS encoding GntR family transcriptional regulator, which produces MTTYIGPLAQETTPSIIADKLRAAIGHGELEPGAQLGEADLARQLGVSRGPLREGMQRLTQEGLLVAIRNRGIFVTDMTPDDVRDMYLARGAIERAAARKILDGDAYAKAGDALLAIVDQMGRAITSAEASELDIAFHERLVELSDSPRLARMHQTFITETRMCIHALAESYAKSDYREEEHRILATALRSGDRERTDELLVAHMDDALARLIP; this is translated from the coding sequence GTGACGACGTACATCGGTCCGCTGGCGCAGGAGACGACGCCCAGCATCATCGCCGACAAACTGCGGGCCGCCATCGGCCACGGCGAACTGGAGCCCGGCGCCCAACTGGGCGAGGCCGACCTGGCTCGCCAACTCGGCGTCAGCCGCGGCCCGCTGCGAGAAGGCATGCAGCGCCTCACGCAGGAGGGGCTGCTGGTCGCCATCCGCAACCGCGGCATCTTCGTCACCGACATGACCCCCGACGACGTCCGCGACATGTATCTGGCGCGCGGCGCCATCGAACGCGCCGCCGCCCGCAAGATCCTCGACGGTGACGCCTACGCCAAAGCCGGTGACGCGCTGCTGGCGATCGTCGACCAGATGGGGCGGGCCATCACCTCGGCGGAGGCCAGCGAGCTCGACATCGCCTTCCACGAGCGGCTGGTGGAGCTCTCCGACAGCCCCCGGCTGGCTCGCATGCACCAGACGTTCATCACCGAGACACGGATGTGCATCCACGCTCTCGCCGAGAGCTACGCCAAGTCCGACTACCGCGAAGAAGAGCACCGCATACTCGCGACCGCATTGCGCTCCGGCGATCGCGAGCGCACCGACGAGCTGTTGGTGGCCCACATGGACGACGCGCTGGCCCGGCTGATCCCCTAG
- a CDS encoding aminotransferase class III-fold pyridoxal phosphate-dependent enzyme, with product MLKQATGVLAARGEGVLLFDEADRRYLDFTAGIGVTSTGHCHPRVVEAAQRQVGTLIHAQYTTVMHRPMLTLVERLGEVLPAGLDRLFFANSGSEAVEAALRLSRQATGRPNVVVFHGGFHGRTVAAASMTTSGTKFRSGFSPLMAGVHIAPFPDPTHYGWPVEQATDFALTQLDYLLQTVTSPADTAAFVVEPVLGEGGYVPANERFLAGLRQRADEHGILLVVDEVQTGFGRTGKFWGHDHFAVRPDILITAKGLASGFPLSAIAASEELMAKAWPGSQGGTYGGNAVACAAAVATLDVIRDEGLVDNSAQRGTQLRHGLSLVADKYDEITDVRGLGLMIGNEFRDAAGKPDGKLAAAAQQEAARRGLLLLTCGAWGQVVRFIPALVVDADQVDEAVGIWADAVSAVVSG from the coding sequence ATGCTCAAGCAAGCTACCGGCGTCCTGGCCGCCCGCGGGGAGGGCGTTCTGCTGTTCGACGAAGCCGACCGCCGCTACCTGGATTTCACCGCCGGCATCGGCGTGACCAGCACCGGGCACTGCCACCCCCGGGTCGTCGAGGCCGCCCAGCGGCAGGTGGGCACGCTGATCCACGCGCAGTACACCACCGTCATGCACCGCCCGATGCTGACACTCGTCGAGCGCCTGGGTGAGGTGCTGCCCGCGGGCCTGGACCGGCTGTTCTTCGCCAACTCCGGCAGCGAGGCCGTCGAGGCCGCGCTGCGACTGAGCCGCCAGGCCACCGGGCGCCCCAACGTCGTCGTCTTCCACGGCGGTTTCCACGGCCGCACCGTCGCGGCGGCCTCGATGACCACCTCCGGCACCAAGTTCCGCTCCGGATTCTCGCCGCTGATGGCCGGCGTCCACATCGCGCCGTTCCCGGACCCCACCCACTACGGCTGGCCCGTCGAGCAGGCCACCGACTTCGCGCTGACCCAGCTGGACTACCTGCTGCAGACGGTCACCTCCCCCGCCGACACCGCCGCGTTCGTCGTCGAACCCGTGCTCGGCGAGGGCGGATACGTGCCCGCCAACGAGCGCTTCCTGGCCGGGCTGCGGCAACGCGCCGACGAACACGGCATCCTGCTGGTCGTCGACGAGGTGCAGACCGGTTTCGGAAGGACCGGAAAGTTCTGGGGGCATGACCATTTCGCCGTCCGGCCGGACATCCTGATCACCGCCAAGGGGCTGGCGTCGGGCTTCCCGCTGTCGGCGATCGCGGCGTCGGAAGAGCTGATGGCCAAGGCATGGCCGGGATCCCAGGGCGGCACCTACGGCGGCAACGCAGTCGCCTGCGCGGCGGCGGTCGCCACCCTCGACGTGATCCGCGACGAAGGCCTGGTCGACAACTCCGCCCAGCGGGGCACCCAACTGCGTCACGGGCTGTCGCTGGTGGCCGACAAGTACGACGAGATCACCGACGTTCGCGGCCTGGGCCTGATGATCGGCAACGAATTCCGCGACGCCGCAGGCAAACCCGATGGCAAGCTGGCCGCCGCCGCCCAGCAGGAAGCCGCCCGGCGCGGACTGCTGCTGCTCACCTGCGGCGCCTGGGGGCAGGTGGTGCGGTTCATCCCCGCGCTGGTCGTCGACGCCGACCAGGTCGACGAGGCGGTCGGGATCTGGGCCGACGCGGTCAGCGCGGTCGTCTCCGGCTGA
- a CDS encoding MFS transporter translates to MSNPEQPTAAEPADAPPGVLKKAIAASAIGNATEWFDYGLYAYGVTYISAAIFPGDTAEATLFALMTFAVSFLVRPLGGFVWGPLGDKLGRRQILAITIVLMAGATFCVGLVPTYDAIGFWAPVLMILLRMIQGFSTGGEYGGAATFMAEYAPPRRRGFLGSFLEFGTLAGFSAGALMMLGFSLVLGDDAMSSWGWRVPFLVAAPLGLIGIYLRMKLEDTPVFKELEDQGKEEESVGAAFKDLITRYWAPILKLGGLVVALNVVNYTLLSYMPTYLEQAIGLSTDMSLVVPIIGMLAMMVFVPFAGHLSDRVGRKPLWWVSLGGLFIAVVPMFMLMSTGPLGALIGFAVLGLLYVPQLATISAMFPAMFPTQVRFAGFAIAYNVSTSIFGGTAPALNEWLVGETGNNLWPAFYMMAAVAVGAIALSRVPETTRCPINGTEIPGTAEAPRQLEYADSRS, encoded by the coding sequence TTGAGCAATCCCGAACAACCCACCGCCGCTGAGCCTGCCGACGCGCCACCTGGCGTATTGAAGAAGGCCATCGCGGCCTCGGCCATCGGAAACGCCACCGAATGGTTCGACTACGGCCTCTACGCCTACGGCGTCACCTACATCTCCGCGGCGATCTTCCCGGGCGACACGGCCGAAGCCACGCTGTTCGCGCTGATGACCTTCGCGGTGTCCTTCCTGGTGCGCCCGCTGGGCGGGTTCGTGTGGGGACCGCTCGGTGACAAACTCGGGCGCCGGCAGATCCTGGCGATCACGATCGTGCTGATGGCCGGCGCCACCTTCTGCGTCGGCCTGGTCCCGACCTACGACGCGATCGGGTTCTGGGCGCCCGTACTGATGATTCTGCTGCGAATGATCCAGGGCTTCTCCACCGGCGGTGAGTACGGCGGAGCGGCGACGTTCATGGCCGAGTACGCGCCACCTCGGCGCCGCGGATTCCTGGGCAGCTTCCTCGAATTCGGCACGCTGGCAGGCTTTTCCGCGGGCGCGCTGATGATGCTCGGGTTCTCGCTGGTGCTCGGTGACGATGCGATGAGCAGCTGGGGCTGGCGGGTGCCGTTCCTGGTCGCGGCTCCTCTCGGACTGATCGGGATCTACCTGAGGATGAAGCTCGAGGACACCCCGGTGTTCAAGGAACTGGAGGACCAGGGCAAGGAAGAAGAGAGCGTCGGGGCGGCGTTCAAGGATCTGATCACCCGTTACTGGGCGCCGATCCTGAAGCTGGGCGGCCTGGTCGTGGCGCTCAACGTCGTGAACTACACGCTGCTGAGCTACATGCCGACCTACCTGGAGCAGGCGATCGGGCTGTCCACCGACATGTCGCTGGTGGTGCCGATCATCGGCATGCTCGCCATGATGGTGTTCGTCCCGTTCGCGGGGCATCTGTCCGACCGGGTCGGCCGCAAGCCGCTGTGGTGGGTGTCGCTGGGCGGCCTGTTCATCGCGGTGGTGCCGATGTTCATGCTGATGTCGACCGGCCCGTTGGGTGCTCTGATCGGCTTCGCCGTGCTGGGCCTGCTGTATGTGCCTCAGCTGGCGACGATCTCGGCGATGTTCCCGGCGATGTTCCCGACGCAGGTGCGCTTTGCGGGCTTCGCGATCGCCTACAACGTGTCGACGTCGATCTTCGGTGGCACCGCGCCGGCGCTCAACGAGTGGCTGGTCGGCGAGACCGGCAACAACCTGTGGCCGGCGTTCTACATGATGGCCGCGGTCGCGGTCGGTGCCATCGCGCTCAGCAGGGTTCCGGAGACCACCCGCTGCCCGATCAACGGCACCGAGATCCCCGGAACTGCCGAGGCGCCAAGGCAGTTGGAGTACGCGGACAGTCGGTCCTGA